A single genomic interval of Rhododendron vialii isolate Sample 1 chromosome 3a, ASM3025357v1 harbors:
- the LOC131321384 gene encoding uncharacterized protein LOC131321384, which translates to MTEKAKRISFAKICVEVDVSFDLPHSIDLLTASRKVIGVKYPWEAYQNAANGSAPTASVASVIPPEIILPCATDPAVSVITPAAPQIILSCANKFTALREGEDVSVAISNDDNVVLLVSPTIKDEIEDVQCNATVFDILESSRNAEEVSVFDFLPDELGVGMSDPSMEKGSNKKKEGRNFNAIVSKEKGSNEKQGGKNPRAAKRERKSKRRLLFLWKKGAIRRNKGDFKAIVSMEKGSNKKQGGKNPGVPKRERKSKRRQENLDSTTKKSLPSAWNYVHNIGSRNVARIIVAWDSQDTQVRVLFTSQQLILLLVVMDQKTFAISVVYGFNQASARRILWDDLRASMGSVGCQPWIVLGDFNAVRWQNEKSNSNSFDNASAGDFNQCIEDIGVEQLNSTGLWFTWSNKRLGHDHSSNRIDRALVNSLWQAEFTKSEAAVLVPGVSDHCPIIVAILPYKGGRKPFKFFNFWMNHKEFSSILSQSWSALMEYVSSPMLLLYNKMRRLKPVLRGLNKEFYSDIQKRVLVAREELTAIQTRCANSISDPILLAYEKFCLLQLNELSITEEDWCRQKSRVQWLKLGDNNTRFFNQKMNSH; encoded by the exons GGATTAGCTTTGCTAAAATCTGCGTGGAGGTGGATGTAAGTTTTGATTTGCCTCATTCTATTGATCTTCTAACTGCATCTAGGAAAGTTATCGGAGTTAAATATCCTTGGGAGGCCTACCAA AATGCTGCCAATGGTTCTGCCCCTACTGCTTCAGTGGCGTCTGTTATCCCTCCTGAGATAATTTTACCTTGTGCTACTGATCCAGCGGTGTCTGTTATCACTCCTGCTGCTCCTCAGATAATTTTGTCTTGTGCTAATAAGTTCACAGCCTTACGGGAGGGCGAGGATGTTAGTGTTGCTATTTCTAATGATGATAATGTTGTTCTTCTTGTTAGTCCTACAATAAAGGATGAGATAGAAGATGTTCAATGTAACGCCACTGTGTTTGATATCCTTGAATCTAGTAGGAATGCTGAGGAAGTTAGCGTTTTTGATTTTCTTCCTGATGAGCTTGGTGTGGGTATGTCTGACCCTTCTATGGAAAAAGGAAGCaataagaagaaagaagggagaaaTTTTAACGCTATTGTTTCTAAGGAAAAAGGGAGCAATGAGAAGCAAGGGGGAAAGAACCCTAGGGCAGCTAAGAGGGAAAGGAAATCAAAGAGAAG GCTCTTGTTTCTATGGAAAAAGGGAGCAATAAGAAGAAATAAAGGGGATTTTAAGGCTATTGTTTCTATGGAAAAAGGGAGCAATAAGAAGCAAGGGGGAAAGAACCCTGGGGTACCTAAGAGGGAAAGGAAATCAAAGAGAAG GCAAGAGAATCTGGACTCAACTACGAAGAAAAGCCTTCCTTCTGCGTGGAATTATGTACACAATATTGGTTCAAGGAATGTTGCTAGGATAATTGTAGCTTGGGATTCTCAAGACACTCAGGTTAGAGTCCTTTTTACTTCTCAGCAATTGATTCTTCTTTTAGTTGTTATGGATCAGAAAACCTTTGCTATTTCTGTTGTTTATGGTTTCAATCAAGCTAGTGCTAGAAGAATTTTATGGGATGATCTTAGAGCAAGTATGGGTTCAGTTGGGTGTCAACCTTGGATTGTTTTGGGAGATTTCAATGCGGTTCGTTGGCAGAATGAAAAGTCAAATTCTAATTCTTTTGATAATGCTTCAGCTGGTGATTTCAACCAATGTATAGAAGATATAGGTGTAGAACAGCTGAATTCCACAGGTCTTTGGTTCACTTGGTCTAATAAAAGACTTGGTCATGACCATAGTAGTAACAGAATTGACAGGGCTCTAGTCAACTCTCTCTGGCAAGCTGAATTCACAAAATCTGAAGCTGCAGTTCTTGTGCCAGGGGTTTCAGATCACTGTCCAATTATTGTTGCTATTCTTCCTTATAAAGGGGGGAGAAAGCCCTTCaaatttttcaacttttggatGAATCATAAGGAGTTTTCCTCTATCCTTTCTCAGTCTTGGTCAGCCCTAATGGAGTATGTTTCTTCCCCAATGTTGCTCCTTTACAATAAGATGAGAAGATTAAAACCTGTTTTGAGGGGTCTTAATAAAGAGTTTTATAGTGATATTCAAAAAAGGGTATTGGTAGCTAGGGAGGAACTTACTGCTATCCAAACTCGTTGTGCTAACTCAATAAGTGATCCTATTTTGCTGGCATATGAAAAATTCTGTCTCTTGCAACTCAATGAGCTTAGTATTACTGAGGAGGATTGGTGTAGACAGAAATCAAGGGTACAATGGTTGAAGTTGGGAGATAATAATACAAGATTCTTTAATCAGAAAATGAATAGTCATTGA